A window of the Chthonomonas sp. genome harbors these coding sequences:
- a CDS encoding glycoside hydrolase family 78 protein yields the protein MLAIVSGLLLMSASGSIFPASLRCEGLSEPIGIGLEPPRVSWKLQAQNSADKNLRQTAYRVVVSGPKGVLYDSQRVTSAETFGIKIPMALATSAAYTWRVQVWDQDGRESELSKSAHFATTDLAAGERLPWISARPVNPPTANFEGANWIWSAGADETVTFIKDFSAKSGETATLSLTADDQVEAFLNGERVAASDGNIDAWRRPLFASLNLHAQNQLKIVARNEPRSSSGMIARVDFSDGRNPLLSDKSWLANGSQAREIAAYGSQPWGRVAGRLYRPAMHYRRELQVRKGLVRASLTATALGLIDIYCNGRRVTNDLFTPGWTDYERRIYTRTHDVTKLIKTGANAIGAIVGDGWYAGYLGYSGTRAHYGDRPAMAAKLTLQYEDGSTETLTGDEAWRVAAGGTIRQDFLAGETMDARREPSGWSRAGFDDADWAAPEVISPKAGALEPFPAEPVRVYDEVEPISIRPSGDGKYIVDFGQNLAGFARLRLRAKPGQVVSMKFVEVLNRDGTIYTANLRGAEATDVYIAKGEGTEVWEPRFTFHGFRYIQVSGLDRAPTKATLTALAISSATPEVGRVETSDPMLNKLAKNAWWTQKMNFIDVPTDCPQRDERLGWTGDAQAYIRTASYYSHVESFFNKWNTTLDDAQRADGQFPMVAPLKVAESDGGPAWADAGVICPWTSYEFYGDRERLAEHYPQMVKFVEFCLKRSKPNLLPPDQFHCFGDWVSHNADTPNDVIYLSYFAGSARIVAQAADVLGKASDAAKYDELADRLRDAFAEHYSRADGWVKGDTQCSYVLALVFDLLPADRAAKAAERLVADIEKRNWHLSTGFVGTRDLMHVLTKVGRSDVALRLLHNKTFPSWGFSIENGATTIWERWDGWTPENGFQTPVMNSFAHYAYGAVMGWVFENIGGIRTLEPGFGVVQIAPVFDPKLNFARTTYDSIRGPILTDWRRVGGKIKLTVTLPPNTRGEVKLPQGTKEVGSGKWEFEVDA from the coding sequence ATGCTCGCCATTGTCAGCGGCCTTTTGCTCATGTCTGCCTCCGGATCGATTTTCCCCGCTAGCCTGCGATGCGAGGGGCTGAGCGAGCCCATTGGCATTGGCCTGGAGCCGCCGCGCGTTTCGTGGAAGCTCCAAGCCCAAAACTCGGCCGACAAAAACCTGCGCCAAACCGCGTATCGCGTGGTGGTGAGCGGGCCGAAGGGCGTGCTGTACGACTCGCAGCGGGTCACGAGCGCGGAAACTTTTGGGATCAAAATCCCGATGGCGCTGGCCACCAGCGCCGCCTACACCTGGCGAGTGCAGGTGTGGGATCAGGATGGCCGCGAATCGGAGCTGAGCAAATCGGCCCATTTCGCGACCACGGACCTGGCCGCGGGGGAGCGATTGCCCTGGATTTCGGCTCGCCCCGTGAACCCGCCGACGGCCAACTTCGAGGGCGCGAACTGGATTTGGTCGGCCGGCGCCGACGAGACGGTGACCTTTATCAAGGACTTTTCGGCCAAGTCGGGCGAGACGGCGACCCTAAGCCTGACCGCCGACGACCAAGTGGAGGCGTTTTTGAACGGCGAGCGGGTAGCCGCGAGCGATGGAAACATCGACGCGTGGCGGCGACCGCTCTTTGCCTCTCTCAATCTGCACGCGCAAAATCAGCTCAAGATCGTGGCGCGAAACGAGCCCCGCAGCTCCAGCGGAATGATCGCGCGGGTTGACTTTTCCGACGGCCGAAACCCATTGCTGAGTGACAAATCTTGGCTGGCCAATGGCTCGCAGGCCCGCGAGATTGCCGCTTATGGAAGTCAGCCGTGGGGTCGGGTTGCCGGGCGTCTCTATCGCCCGGCGATGCACTATCGGCGCGAACTTCAGGTTCGAAAAGGGCTTGTTCGGGCGAGTCTCACGGCCACTGCGCTCGGTCTGATTGACATCTATTGCAATGGCCGGCGGGTGACCAACGACCTGTTTACGCCGGGTTGGACCGACTACGAACGGCGCATTTACACGCGCACTCACGACGTGACGAAGCTCATCAAAACCGGTGCGAATGCCATCGGCGCAATTGTCGGCGACGGCTGGTACGCGGGTTATCTGGGCTATTCGGGAACGCGCGCGCACTACGGCGATCGTCCGGCCATGGCGGCCAAGCTGACTCTGCAATACGAAGACGGAAGCACGGAGACGTTGACCGGCGACGAGGCGTGGCGGGTGGCTGCCGGCGGCACGATTCGGCAGGATTTTCTGGCTGGCGAAACGATGGACGCGCGTCGAGAACCAAGCGGATGGAGCCGCGCCGGATTCGATGATGCGGACTGGGCGGCGCCCGAAGTGATCTCGCCCAAGGCGGGCGCGCTGGAGCCGTTTCCGGCCGAGCCGGTGAGAGTTTACGATGAGGTCGAGCCGATCTCGATTCGCCCGAGCGGGGATGGCAAGTACATCGTGGACTTCGGTCAGAACCTGGCCGGGTTCGCTCGGCTGCGCTTACGCGCCAAACCTGGGCAGGTGGTGAGCATGAAATTTGTCGAGGTGTTGAACCGGGATGGCACCATTTACACCGCAAATTTACGGGGTGCTGAAGCGACCGATGTGTATATTGCGAAGGGCGAGGGTACCGAGGTTTGGGAGCCGCGCTTTACCTTCCACGGGTTCCGCTATATCCAGGTGAGCGGGCTGGATCGCGCCCCCACCAAGGCGACGCTTACAGCCTTGGCCATCAGCTCCGCGACTCCGGAAGTGGGCCGAGTGGAGACTTCAGATCCGATGCTCAACAAGCTCGCAAAAAACGCCTGGTGGACGCAGAAAATGAACTTTATTGATGTGCCGACGGACTGCCCGCAGCGTGATGAGCGGCTCGGCTGGACCGGCGACGCGCAGGCCTACATTCGCACGGCGAGTTACTACTCGCATGTCGAAAGCTTCTTTAACAAGTGGAACACAACATTGGATGATGCGCAGCGCGCGGATGGCCAATTCCCGATGGTGGCCCCGCTGAAGGTCGCCGAAAGCGATGGGGGCCCAGCATGGGCCGATGCCGGCGTTATCTGCCCGTGGACAAGCTACGAGTTTTATGGCGACCGAGAGCGTTTGGCGGAGCACTATCCGCAAATGGTTAAGTTTGTCGAGTTTTGCTTAAAGCGGTCGAAGCCAAACCTGTTACCGCCCGATCAGTTTCACTGCTTTGGCGATTGGGTAAGCCACAACGCGGATACGCCCAACGATGTTATTTACTTATCGTACTTTGCGGGGAGCGCGCGCATTGTTGCGCAAGCTGCGGATGTGCTAGGAAAGGCAAGTGATGCCGCAAAATATGACGAATTAGCGGATCGCCTTCGGGATGCGTTTGCTGAACACTATTCGCGAGCGGACGGCTGGGTGAAGGGCGATACTCAATGTAGCTATGTGTTGGCGCTTGTCTTTGACTTGTTGCCCGCCGATCGTGCGGCCAAGGCCGCCGAGCGACTTGTCGCCGATATCGAAAAGCGGAATTGGCATTTGAGCACAGGGTTTGTCGGTACTCGTGATCTTATGCATGTGTTGACCAAGGTTGGTCGCAGCGATGTTGCGTTGCGCTTATTGCATAACAAAACGTTCCCCAGTTGGGGATTCTCGATCGAGAACGGAGCCACAACAATTTGGGAACGTTGGGATGGTTGGACACCGGAAAACGGGTTCCAAACTCCGGTGATGAATAGCTTTGCGCACTACGCGTATGGTGCGGTTATGGGCTGGGTCTTCGAGAATATCGGCGGGATTCGTACGCTCGAACCGGGGTTTGGCGTGGTCCAGATTGCGCCGGTGTTCGATCCGAAACTGAACTTCGCGAGGACAACCTACGACTCGATCCGCGGCCCGATCCTGACCGATTGGCGTCGCGTGGGTGGGAAGATTAAGCTCACGGTCACCTTGCCGCCGAATACGCGCGGCGAGGTCAAACTCCCGCAAGGGACGAAGGAAGTTGGTTCGGGGAAGTGGGAGTTTGAGGTGGACGCTTGA
- a CDS encoding PD-(D/E)XK nuclease family protein, which produces MTELEVLTQFAADNANLQELEEQLFDFNVFEAAGLTRQEIRHSRFLAYLLNPRAAHGLGDTFLSNMLGMVLTDEDDLRLHEAHVECEVHNIDILILCERNRLAVVIENKVGSGEHSDQLARYLKVVEDNRPGWKVVPILLSPWGMKPSDVRYHALAYESVAGILVEVLADEKALLKPDVRVAIQHYERLLRRNVVKDTRVSELCQQILKKHRRAIEILIDHMEDPRQRLWRITDQLFEERGFVRTGKRWLPEEWLMWVPTTDESVTGYVFGFWIDVYKGPVRLVLSLHPSAPEVEQRLLEVVAVESDLFRSFRKGPGRDMQILAIDLSPTLEPFGEEELWLKGIQDRFRHFVTSSLPQVAKVLKGDPP; this is translated from the coding sequence TTGACGGAACTTGAGGTTCTGACTCAGTTCGCCGCTGACAATGCAAATCTCCAGGAGCTTGAGGAACAGCTCTTTGATTTCAATGTCTTTGAGGCTGCCGGGCTTACTCGGCAAGAGATTCGTCACTCTCGCTTCTTGGCGTATTTGCTGAATCCTAGAGCGGCTCACGGCTTGGGAGACACGTTTCTCTCGAACATGTTGGGAATGGTACTCACTGATGAGGATGACCTTAGACTCCATGAAGCCCATGTTGAGTGTGAGGTGCATAACATTGACATCCTTATCCTTTGCGAACGAAATCGCCTTGCGGTGGTGATTGAAAACAAAGTCGGATCGGGAGAACATTCAGATCAGTTGGCGCGATACCTTAAGGTCGTTGAAGATAACAGGCCTGGTTGGAAGGTAGTGCCGATTCTACTTTCTCCGTGGGGCATGAAGCCTAGTGATGTTCGCTACCACGCCCTTGCATACGAATCGGTGGCAGGAATCTTGGTCGAAGTGTTGGCCGACGAGAAAGCCTTGCTTAAGCCGGACGTTCGCGTTGCTATCCAACATTACGAGCGATTATTGAGAAGAAACGTTGTGAAAGATACGAGAGTTAGCGAACTTTGTCAGCAGATTCTTAAGAAGCATCGTCGAGCGATTGAGATCCTGATAGACCACATGGAGGATCCAAGGCAGCGGCTTTGGCGAATCACCGATCAGCTGTTCGAGGAGAGAGGATTTGTGAGAACAGGAAAGAGGTGGTTACCGGAGGAGTGGCTCATGTGGGTTCCAACTACTGATGAGTCTGTCACGGGATATGTCTTCGGGTTTTGGATTGATGTGTACAAAGGCCCGGTGCGATTGGTCTTATCGCTACATCCAAGCGCGCCAGAGGTGGAACAGCGGCTTTTGGAAGTAGTAGCCGTAGAGTCCGATCTCTTCAGGAGCTTCAGAAAGGGTCCTGGAAGGGATATGCAGATATTGGCGATTGATCTCTCGCCAACCTTGGAGCCTTTCGGAGAGGAGGAACTTTGGTTGAAGGGCATCCAAGATCGATTCCGGCACTTCGTGACTTCATCGTTGCCCCAAGTGGCTAAGGTGCTCAAAGGTGACCCACCCTAA